In the Elioraea tepida genome, one interval contains:
- a CDS encoding restriction endonuclease subunit S encodes MSLPAYPAYRESGVPWLGRVPAHWNLTRLRFIAHFNPSKSEIGSLPPETEVSFLPMDAIGDDGSLRLDATRPLSAVEQGYTYFRDGDLLIAKITPCFENGKGALAAGLLGGIGFGTTELIVVRPLPGRAVAAYLQWLFVGPDFRNAGTAAMYGAGGQKRVPDEFVRNFVVAVPPPAEQRAIAAFLDRECGKIDALVAEQERLIALLKEKRQAVISHAVTKGLDPSAPMKDSGVAWIGQVPAGWAVLPFKRVARLVTERAADRSFAVGLEHVESWSGRLIETEADFEGEGISFRAGDILFGKLRPYLAKAWLADRPGEAVGDFHVIRVPAPNRPEFFQRLLLSSEVILLIDGSTYGVKMPRASWEFIRNLPIPLPPPAEQRAIAAFLDRECAKIDTLISESERAIALLKERRAALISAAVTGKIDVRGLVPAEEAAAA; translated from the coding sequence ATGAGCCTGCCTGCCTATCCGGCCTATCGGGAGAGCGGCGTGCCGTGGCTCGGGCGCGTGCCGGCGCATTGGAACCTGACACGACTTCGCTTCATAGCGCACTTTAACCCTTCCAAGTCTGAGATCGGAAGCCTGCCGCCGGAGACCGAGGTCAGCTTCCTGCCGATGGACGCCATCGGGGACGACGGATCACTGCGGCTCGATGCAACGCGCCCGCTGAGCGCGGTGGAGCAAGGCTACACCTATTTCCGCGATGGCGACCTGCTGATCGCGAAGATTACGCCCTGCTTCGAGAACGGAAAGGGCGCGCTAGCGGCGGGGCTGCTTGGCGGCATCGGCTTCGGCACGACGGAGTTGATCGTGGTGCGCCCGCTGCCCGGCCGAGCGGTCGCAGCGTATCTGCAGTGGCTGTTCGTGGGACCCGACTTCCGCAACGCGGGGACGGCCGCGATGTATGGCGCGGGCGGCCAGAAGCGCGTGCCCGATGAGTTCGTGCGCAATTTCGTCGTGGCGGTCCCACCCCCCGCCGAGCAGCGCGCCATCGCGGCCTTCCTCGACCGCGAATGCGGCAAGATCGATGCGCTGGTGGCCGAGCAGGAGCGGCTGATCGCGCTGCTGAAGGAGAAGCGCCAGGCCGTCATCTCCCACGCCGTCACCAAGGGCCTCGACCCCTCCGCGCCGATGAAGGACTCCGGCGTGGCCTGGATCGGCCAGGTGCCGGCGGGGTGGGCAGTGCTGCCGTTCAAGCGGGTTGCACGGCTCGTCACGGAACGCGCCGCGGATCGGTCGTTTGCGGTTGGCTTGGAACACGTGGAAAGTTGGTCGGGCAGACTCATCGAGACTGAGGCCGACTTCGAAGGGGAGGGCATTTCGTTCCGCGCGGGTGACATCCTGTTCGGCAAGCTGCGCCCCTATCTGGCGAAGGCGTGGCTTGCCGACCGGCCCGGCGAGGCGGTCGGCGACTTCCATGTGATCCGGGTCCCGGCACCAAATCGGCCCGAGTTCTTTCAGCGCCTTTTGTTGTCCTCCGAGGTGATCTTGCTCATCGACGGCTCGACCTATGGCGTGAAGATGCCGCGCGCGAGCTGGGAGTTCATCCGCAACCTCCCGATCCCCCTCCCACCCCCCGCCGAACAGCGCGCCATCGCCGCCTTCCTCGACCGCGAATGCGCTAAGATCGATACCCTCATCTCTGAATCCGAACGCGCCATCGCCCTGCTCAAGGAACGCCGCGCCGCGCTGATCTCCGCCGCTGTCACCGGCAAGATCGACGTCCGCGGCCTCGTCCCCGCCGAGGAGGCCGCCGCTGCATGA
- a CDS encoding HsdM family class I SAM-dependent methyltransferase, whose protein sequence is MGLVFEELIRKFAEISNETAGEHFTPRDVIKLMVNLLFIEDSDILTPGTPAVRTIYDPTAGTGGMLSVAAEHLLAHNPAARLTMFGQELNDESYAICKADMLIKGQDVRNIVPGNTLSEDGHPTQKFDYMLSNPPFGVEWKKVEKEVRREHEQKGFAGRFGPGLPRISDGSLLFLLHLLSKMRPAQEGGSRIGIVLNGSPLFTGGAGSGESEIRRHVLENDLLEAIVALPTDMFFNTGIATYVWILTNRKPPQRRGLVQLIDASAFWQKMRRSLGSKRKEMGEEDIAAVTRLFGDAAEADLATITDAAGKTSRVILRAGEAPPAAPEGGRVKVAPLSRLLRNEVFGYRQITVERPLRDEAGRIVLGQKGKQKGKPLPDPALRDTESVPLDQDIADYMAREVLPHAPDAWVDEEKTRIGYEIPFNRFFYVFEPPRPLEAIDAELREVTARIKAMLEGLAA, encoded by the coding sequence ATGGGCCTCGTCTTCGAGGAGCTGATCCGCAAATTCGCGGAAATCTCCAACGAGACCGCCGGCGAGCACTTCACGCCGCGCGACGTGATCAAGCTGATGGTGAACCTGCTGTTCATCGAGGACAGCGACATCCTTACCCCCGGCACCCCGGCGGTGCGCACCATCTACGACCCGACCGCCGGTACCGGCGGCATGCTCTCGGTCGCGGCCGAACATCTGCTCGCGCACAACCCCGCTGCGCGGCTGACCATGTTCGGCCAGGAGCTGAACGACGAAAGCTACGCCATCTGCAAGGCAGACATGCTCATCAAGGGCCAGGACGTGCGCAACATCGTCCCCGGCAACACGCTCTCGGAGGATGGGCACCCGACGCAGAAGTTCGACTACATGCTCTCCAACCCGCCCTTCGGCGTGGAGTGGAAGAAGGTCGAGAAGGAGGTCCGGCGCGAGCACGAGCAAAAGGGTTTCGCGGGGCGCTTCGGCCCCGGCCTGCCGCGCATCTCGGACGGCTCGCTGCTGTTCCTTCTGCATCTGCTCTCGAAAATGCGCCCGGCGCAGGAGGGCGGCAGCCGCATCGGCATCGTGCTCAACGGCTCGCCGTTGTTCACCGGCGGCGCCGGTTCGGGCGAGAGCGAAATCCGCCGCCATGTGCTGGAAAACGACCTGTTGGAGGCGATCGTCGCGCTGCCGACCGACATGTTCTTCAACACCGGCATCGCGACCTATGTCTGGATCCTGACCAACCGCAAGCCGCCCCAACGGCGCGGTCTGGTGCAGCTCATCGACGCCTCGGCCTTCTGGCAGAAGATGCGCCGGAGCCTCGGCTCGAAGCGCAAGGAGATGGGCGAGGAGGACATCGCCGCCGTCACCCGCCTGTTCGGGGATGCGGCGGAGGCTGACCTCGCCACGATCACAGACGCCGCAGGCAAGACGAGCCGAGTCATCCTGCGCGCGGGCGAGGCGCCGCCGGCCGCGCCGGAAGGCGGGCGCGTCAAGGTCGCCCCGCTCTCGCGCCTGCTGCGCAACGAGGTGTTCGGCTATCGGCAGATCACCGTCGAGCGGCCCTTGCGCGACGAGGCGGGGCGCATCGTGCTGGGCCAGAAGGGAAAGCAGAAGGGCAAGCCGCTGCCCGACCCTGCCTTGCGCGACACGGAGAGCGTGCCGCTCGATCAGGACATCGCCGACTACATGGCGCGCGAGGTGCTGCCGCACGCCCCCGATGCCTGGGTGGACGAGGAGAAGACGAGGATCGGCTACGAGATCCCGTTCAACCGCTTCTTCTACGTCTTCGAGCCGCCGCGACCGCTGGAGGCGATCGATGCGGAACTGAGGGAGGTGACGGCGCGCATCAAGGCGATGCTGGAGGGGCTGGCGGCATGA
- a CDS encoding type I restriction-modification system subunit M N-terminal domain-containing protein: MSHASLSSLIWSVADLLRGDYKPSEYGRVILPFTVLRRLDCVLAPTKAQVLAKVAECQKQGLNPEPFLARITGVPFANTCSLDLARLMGDQDHIGPNLAAYVQGFSARVRDIFERLRFAEQTDRL, translated from the coding sequence ATGAGTCACGCGTCCCTCTCCTCCCTGATCTGGTCCGTCGCCGATCTGCTCCGCGGCGACTACAAGCCCTCCGAGTACGGCCGCGTCATTCTGCCCTTCACCGTGCTGCGGCGGCTCGACTGCGTGCTCGCGCCCACCAAGGCGCAGGTGCTGGCCAAGGTCGCCGAGTGCCAGAAGCAGGGTCTCAATCCCGAGCCCTTTCTTGCTCGCATCACCGGCGTGCCTTTCGCCAACACCTGCTCGCTCGACCTCGCCCGCCTGATGGGAGACCAGGACCATATCGGGCCGAATCTCGCCGCCTATGTCCAGGGCTTCTCCGCCCGCGTTCGCGACATCTTCGAACGCCTCCGCTTCGCCGAGCAGACCGACCGGCTGTAG
- a CDS encoding recombinase family protein — MSRRKLPDLPASVIRKRCAVYTRKSTEEGLDREFNTLDAQREACEAYVASQRAEGWTLVADRYDDGGFSGGSLDRPALRRLLADIERDLVDVVVVYKIDRLSRSLMDFAKLVEVFDAHEVTFVSVTQSFNTTTSMGRLTLNILLSFAQFEREVIGERIRDKVAASKARGMWMGGKVPLGYRVENRKLIVDQREAARMRRVFEVFAETGSGVETVRRCRAEGITTRRGRPIDKGDVYKILNLRTYVGEVAHRGHVYPGEHAAIVSRALWERVHALQQVSPRARAKANRPQSPALLKGLIFGTDGRALSPTHSRKRGRLYRYYVAQRALKGEADDGIVRRVSAGEIKAAVMTQLRALLRQPEVVVGTWVAAKAEDPDLTEADVREALDRLEPLWDELFPAEQQRIVRSLVERVTVGLDGAEIRLRVEGLASLVRDLGLVGTERVAA, encoded by the coding sequence GTGAGCCGGCGCAAGCTCCCCGACCTGCCGGCTTCCGTCATCCGCAAGCGCTGCGCGGTCTACACCCGAAAGAGCACCGAGGAAGGCCTCGACCGCGAGTTCAACACCCTCGACGCCCAGCGCGAAGCCTGCGAGGCGTACGTCGCCTCCCAGCGCGCCGAGGGCTGGACCCTGGTCGCCGACCGCTACGACGACGGCGGCTTCTCGGGAGGGAGCCTGGACCGCCCCGCGCTCAGGCGCCTGCTCGCCGATATCGAGCGCGATCTCGTCGACGTGGTGGTGGTCTACAAGATCGACCGCCTCTCCCGCTCGCTGATGGACTTCGCCAAGCTGGTCGAGGTGTTCGACGCCCACGAGGTCACCTTCGTCTCAGTGACACAGTCGTTCAACACGACCACCAGCATGGGCCGGCTGACGCTAAACATCCTGCTGTCCTTCGCCCAGTTCGAGCGCGAGGTGATCGGCGAGCGCATCCGCGACAAGGTCGCCGCCTCGAAGGCCAGGGGGATGTGGATGGGCGGCAAGGTGCCGCTCGGGTATCGGGTCGAGAACCGAAAGCTGATCGTCGATCAGCGCGAGGCCGCGCGGATGCGCCGGGTGTTCGAGGTGTTCGCCGAGACCGGCTCCGGCGTTGAGACCGTGCGCCGGTGTCGCGCGGAGGGGATCACCACTCGGAGAGGGCGCCCGATCGACAAGGGCGACGTGTACAAGATCCTCAACCTGCGCACCTATGTCGGCGAGGTCGCGCACCGGGGCCACGTCTACCCCGGCGAGCACGCGGCGATCGTATCGCGCGCGCTGTGGGAGCGCGTGCACGCGCTCCAGCAGGTGAGTCCGCGCGCACGCGCGAAGGCAAATCGGCCGCAGAGCCCGGCGCTGCTGAAGGGGCTGATCTTCGGCACCGACGGACGCGCGCTCTCGCCGACGCACAGCCGGAAGCGCGGGCGGCTCTACCGCTACTACGTGGCCCAGCGGGCGCTGAAGGGTGAGGCCGACGACGGCATCGTCCGGCGCGTCTCCGCCGGGGAGATCAAGGCGGCGGTGATGACGCAGCTGCGCGCCCTGCTGCGGCAGCCGGAGGTCGTGGTCGGGACGTGGGTGGCGGCGAAGGCGGAGGATCCGGACCTGACAGAAGCTGACGTGCGCGAGGCGCTCGATCGGCTCGAGCCGCTGTGGGACGAGCTGTTCCCCGCAGAGCAGCAGCGCATCGTCCGCTCGCTGGTCGAGCGCGTCACGGTCGGGCTGGATGGCGCCGAGATCCGCCTCCGCGTCGAGGGGCTCGCCAGCCTGGTGCGCGACCTCGGGCTGGTCGGTACAGAGAGAGTCGCGGCGTGA
- a CDS encoding DUF2924 domain-containing protein: protein MLPRLAALQTATTAELKQQWRALFGKEPPPFNRPYLVGRLAYRIQKLAYGGLKPETRARLEALGEQLDGGNVVLRRIRADSRPLPGTRLLREWRGVEHVVTVRPDDFEYEGRPYRSLSAIARHITGTRWNGWQFFGIRNPRGAP, encoded by the coding sequence GTGCTGCCGCGGCTCGCGGCCTTGCAGACCGCGACCACGGCGGAGCTGAAGCAGCAGTGGCGCGCACTGTTCGGCAAGGAGCCGCCGCCCTTTAACCGACCCTATCTGGTCGGCCGGCTCGCCTACCGGATCCAGAAACTCGCCTATGGCGGGCTGAAGCCGGAGACGCGGGCTCGGCTCGAGGCGCTGGGCGAGCAGCTCGACGGCGGCAACGTGGTGTTGCGCCGCATCCGTGCGGACAGCCGACCACTCCCCGGTACGCGGCTGCTGCGCGAGTGGCGGGGCGTCGAGCATGTGGTGACCGTGCGGCCGGATGACTTCGAGTACGAAGGCCGGCCATACCGTTCCCTGTCCGCAATCGCCCGCCACATCACCGGCACGCGCTGGAACGGCTGGCAATTTTTTGGCATTCGCAATCCACGGGGTGCACCGTGA
- a CDS encoding transposase has protein sequence MGLSGAPAAGPLAPGQRWSVARKRAVVLRLIAGEPVELVSREIGVPVFKLERWRERAEAALEGALKEREADGEGPELAAALRRIGELSMEVDLLRAKMGQSPGPLARKRWR, from the coding sequence ATGGGGCTGAGCGGCGCGCCGGCGGCGGGGCCGCTCGCTCCGGGGCAGCGCTGGAGCGTGGCGCGCAAGCGCGCGGTGGTGCTGCGCCTGATCGCGGGCGAGCCGGTGGAGCTTGTGTCGCGCGAGATCGGCGTGCCGGTGTTCAAGCTCGAGCGCTGGCGCGAGCGAGCCGAGGCCGCGCTGGAAGGGGCGCTCAAGGAGCGCGAGGCCGACGGCGAGGGCCCCGAGCTGGCCGCCGCGCTGCGTCGGATCGGCGAGCTCAGCATGGAGGTCGACCTCCTGCGCGCGAAGATGGGCCAGTCCCCCGGCCCTTTGGCCCGGAAGCGGTGGCGGTGA
- a CDS encoding DDE-type integrase/transposase/recombinase → MGLRIARKRVLRLMRENALLSPHRARPRPADDHDRKIITDAPNVMWAIDGTQVATVRNSKVWLFATVEHWNAEALGWHVSKRGTRREALQAMGMAVRQQFGHLGRDAARGVQLRHDHGSCFMAEDFQNQTRA, encoded by the coding sequence ATGGGCTTGCGCATCGCGCGCAAGCGGGTGCTGCGGCTGATGCGCGAGAACGCCCTCCTGTCGCCACACCGCGCCCGCCCACGCCCCGCCGACGACCATGACCGGAAGATCATCACCGACGCGCCGAACGTGATGTGGGCCATCGACGGCACGCAGGTCGCCACGGTGCGCAACAGCAAGGTCTGGCTCTTCGCCACGGTGGAACACTGGAACGCGGAGGCGCTCGGCTGGCACGTCAGCAAGCGCGGCACGCGCCGCGAGGCGCTGCAGGCCATGGGCATGGCCGTGCGCCAGCAGTTCGGCCATCTCGGCCGCGACGCCGCCCGCGGCGTCCAGCTGCGCCATGATCACGGCAGCTGCTTCATGGCCGAGGACTTCCAGAACCAGACACGAGCCTAG
- a CDS encoding integrase core domain-containing protein gives MLHGRGLPEPDTSLGHDPELCLRRQPQTNGVVERFFRTLKEQVVHGRVFETLEDLRDAVRAFIARYNAQWLIEKNGHLSPHARRRQHELAAMPMAA, from the coding sequence CTGCTTCATGGCCGAGGACTTCCAGAACCAGACACGAGCCTAGGGCATGACCCCGAGCTTTGCCTTCGTAGGCAGCCCCAGACCAACGGCGTCGTCGAGCGGTTCTTCCGCACACTCAAGGAGCAGGTCGTCCACGGCCGCGTCTTCGAGACCCTCGAAGACCTCCGCGACGCCGTCCGAGCCTTCATCGCCCGCTACAACGCCCAATGGCTGATCGAGAAAAACGGCCACCTCAGCCCACACGCACGACGCCGCCAACACGAGCTTGCGGCCATGCCCATGGCCGCGTAA
- a CDS encoding class I SAM-dependent methyltransferase yields the protein MAYREFVSLIHKSTKRDYLARVTRCDKAKAAELAVQYGYDYWDGSRDTGYGGYRYDGRWRKVADAMRDTYGLRPGMRVLDVGAGKGFLMHDLAESVPGLEVEGIDISSYAIEHAMESVKGKIRHGTAAKLDWPDNHFDLVVSINTLHNLYIYDLFAALAEIERVSKAEKFVVVEAYRTEREKVNLMYWQLTCRAFHTPDEWEWIFSKAGYTGDYEFIFFE from the coding sequence ATGGCATACCGCGAATTCGTCAGCCTGATCCACAAATCGACCAAGCGCGATTACCTCGCACGCGTCACGCGGTGCGACAAGGCGAAGGCAGCGGAACTCGCCGTCCAATACGGCTACGATTACTGGGACGGCAGCCGAGATACGGGATATGGCGGCTACCGATATGACGGGCGCTGGCGCAAGGTTGCGGACGCGATGCGTGACACCTATGGGCTCAGGCCGGGCATGCGCGTGCTCGATGTCGGTGCCGGCAAGGGCTTCCTGATGCACGACCTCGCCGAGAGCGTGCCCGGCCTGGAAGTAGAGGGGATCGACATCTCCTCCTACGCGATCGAGCATGCGATGGAGAGCGTTAAGGGGAAGATCCGCCACGGCACGGCAGCAAAGCTCGACTGGCCAGACAACCATTTCGACTTGGTTGTCTCGATTAATACGTTGCACAACCTATACATCTACGATCTTTTTGCTGCCCTTGCCGAGATCGAGCGGGTCTCGAAGGCGGAAAAGTTTGTGGTCGTCGAGGCGTATCGTACCGAGCGCGAAAAGGTAAACCTCATGTACTGGCAGCTCACTTGCCGCGCCTTCCATACTCCGGACGAGTGGGAGTGGATCTTCTCCAAAGCCGGCTACACGGGGGACTACGAATTCATTTTTTTTGAGTAA
- a CDS encoding protein kinase family protein yields MSVIAEVTPIEAASRLMRKAGLTDSPHALTRLPGGRNNRVFRIERDGPPLVIKCYHHDPRDPRDRLGAEWAFLHYAWHTCGLRTVPAPLAADPASHTALYAFVPGARIAAVEPRHVEAAARFIAALNTRVARSAAEALPPASEACFSLAAHLEAIARRVARLEARLDPSAPYFETAAALVRSRLVPAWRRFVRNLTPDSTPLPWCISPSDFGFHNALEADGRLTFLDFEYAGRDDPAKLICDFFCQPDLPAPPSLYPAFRDAVLGALGLGTITHSARCDALLPAYGIKWVCIMLNEFIVADAARRHFAEGADRASRCAAQLAKAAAALDRLQTT; encoded by the coding sequence GTGAGCGTGATCGCCGAGGTCACGCCGATCGAGGCCGCGTCGCGGTTGATGCGCAAAGCCGGGCTAACGGATTCGCCACATGCGCTGACGCGTCTTCCAGGGGGGCGCAACAATCGGGTGTTTCGGATCGAGCGCGACGGCCCTCCCCTTGTCATCAAGTGCTACCACCACGATCCGCGCGATCCGCGCGATCGGCTCGGAGCGGAGTGGGCATTCCTACACTACGCTTGGCACACATGCGGCCTGCGAACGGTGCCCGCGCCGCTTGCGGCCGATCCAGCGAGCCACACGGCGCTCTACGCCTTCGTCCCGGGCGCGCGGATTGCCGCCGTCGAACCGCGACATGTGGAGGCGGCAGCGCGGTTCATCGCTGCGCTGAACACCAGGGTGGCACGGAGCGCAGCCGAGGCGCTGCCACCTGCCTCAGAGGCCTGCTTCTCGCTTGCAGCCCACCTCGAGGCGATTGCCCGGCGCGTCGCACGACTGGAGGCACGGCTTGATCCCTCTGCCCCCTATTTCGAGACCGCCGCAGCACTGGTCCGCAGCCGCCTCGTGCCGGCCTGGCGGCGTTTTGTGCGCAACCTCACCCCCGACTCGACGCCGCTGCCATGGTGCATCTCGCCATCGGATTTCGGCTTCCACAATGCGCTCGAAGCGGACGGACGCCTGACTTTCCTCGACTTCGAATACGCCGGTCGCGACGATCCGGCGAAATTGATCTGCGACTTCTTCTGCCAGCCCGACCTCCCTGCCCCACCTTCGCTTTATCCTGCCTTCAGAGACGCGGTTCTGGGAGCCCTTGGGCTTGGTACCATTACACATAGCGCCCGCTGCGATGCCCTCTTGCCGGCTTATGGCATCAAGTGGGTGTGCATCATGTTGAATGAGTTCATTGTGGCCGACGCAGCCCGACGCCATTTCGCAGAAGGAGCAGACCGCGCGTCGCGCTGTGCCGCCCAGCTTGCCAAGGCGGCCGCCGCGCTCGACCGCCTTCAAACCACCTGA
- a CDS encoding zinc-binding dehydrogenase yields the protein MKTEAMLLVQTGRPLEMAEIAIPALKPGQVLVEIAYSGACGTQVMEQRGLKGHDKWVPHCLGHEGSGTVLETGAGVSKVKPGDQVVLSWIRGSGIEAGGTIYDWNGRRVNAGGVTTFQRHAVVSENRLTLLPAGLPMDVAVLLGCAAPTGIGSVVNVLRVLPGESVAVFGTGGIGLNACMAAALAGAVPVIGVDPNPHRRALAESYGATHTIDPGVDDPVAVIRALVPHGVDAAVEASGQPAVMEQALKAVRPQGGRAVVIGNARHGATLTLDPGLFNQGKSLLGTWGGDVVPDRDHPRFARLLGAARFDVRRLLSKPYRLDETNQALDDLAEGRVGRPLIDMRLA from the coding sequence ATGAAGACGGAAGCGATGCTGCTGGTCCAGACGGGCCGGCCGCTGGAGATGGCGGAAATCGCGATCCCGGCGCTCAAGCCCGGCCAGGTGCTGGTGGAGATCGCCTATTCCGGGGCCTGCGGCACGCAGGTGATGGAACAGCGCGGCCTCAAGGGCCACGATAAATGGGTGCCGCACTGTCTCGGCCACGAAGGAAGCGGCACGGTGCTCGAGACGGGTGCGGGAGTTTCCAAGGTCAAGCCGGGGGACCAAGTCGTGCTGTCCTGGATCCGCGGCAGCGGGATCGAGGCCGGCGGTACGATCTACGACTGGAACGGGCGCCGGGTGAATGCAGGCGGCGTCACCACATTCCAACGCCACGCCGTGGTCAGCGAGAACCGCCTCACGCTGCTTCCCGCCGGCCTTCCGATGGACGTCGCCGTGCTGCTCGGCTGCGCCGCGCCCACCGGCATCGGCAGTGTGGTGAACGTTCTGCGCGTGCTGCCTGGCGAGAGCGTCGCGGTGTTCGGCACCGGCGGCATCGGCCTGAACGCCTGCATGGCGGCGGCACTCGCCGGTGCGGTGCCGGTGATCGGTGTCGATCCCAACCCGCATCGGCGCGCGCTTGCCGAGTCGTACGGTGCGACACACACGATCGACCCCGGCGTCGACGATCCGGTCGCGGTCATCCGCGCCCTCGTGCCGCACGGCGTGGACGCAGCGGTCGAGGCGAGCGGCCAGCCCGCGGTGATGGAACAGGCGCTGAAGGCTGTGCGTCCTCAGGGCGGCCGAGCCGTGGTGATTGGCAATGCGCGCCATGGCGCGACGCTTACGCTCGATCCCGGCCTGTTCAACCAGGGCAAGAGCCTGCTCGGCACGTGGGGCGGCGACGTGGTCCCTGACCGTGACCATCCGCGCTTCGCGCGTCTCCTCGGTGCGGCGCGCTTCGATGTGCGACGACTGCTTTCCAAACCCTACCGCCTCGATGAGACGAACCAAGCACTCGACGACCTCGCGGAGGGAAGGGTTGGCCGGCCGCTGATCGACATGCGGCTCGCCTAG
- a CDS encoding transketolase family protein, with protein MRNEFADELTRLADTDPRLVMLSGDIGNRLFDTFRARHPSRFFNCGVAEQNMMGVAAGMALSGLRPVAYTITPFVTTRCLEQIRVDVCYHEAPVIIVAVGAGLAYAALGPTHHACEDIAFLRSLPGMVVCCPGDAWEVRAALRAALQQDRPVYIRMGKKGEPIIHPGIPAAFAFGRAITMREGDEVCLISTGNILPEVLHAADELARHGHSVRVLSMHTVKPLDTLALADAFRTCRVVATAEEHSPIGGMGAAVAEWMADSGTPVPRGGFLRFHTGDAFFRQSGEQDFAREQLGLAGHQIAERVEVALHGKAAG; from the coding sequence ATGAGGAATGAATTCGCGGATGAGCTGACCAGGCTTGCGGACACGGACCCGCGGCTCGTGATGCTGTCGGGCGATATCGGCAATCGCCTGTTCGACACCTTCCGCGCGAGGCATCCGTCGCGGTTCTTCAATTGCGGCGTGGCGGAGCAGAACATGATGGGCGTCGCGGCTGGAATGGCCCTCAGCGGTCTGCGGCCGGTCGCCTATACGATCACGCCCTTTGTCACCACGCGTTGCCTGGAGCAGATCCGCGTCGATGTCTGCTATCACGAGGCACCGGTCATCATCGTCGCAGTAGGCGCCGGTCTGGCCTATGCTGCCCTTGGGCCAACGCATCATGCCTGCGAGGATATCGCCTTCCTGCGGTCCCTCCCGGGCATGGTGGTGTGTTGCCCAGGCGATGCCTGGGAAGTGCGCGCCGCACTTCGGGCGGCGCTGCAGCAGGACCGTCCCGTCTACATCCGAATGGGCAAGAAGGGCGAGCCGATCATCCATCCCGGCATCCCCGCGGCATTCGCCTTCGGCCGCGCCATCACGATGCGCGAGGGCGACGAAGTCTGTCTGATCTCTACAGGCAACATCCTTCCGGAGGTCCTGCACGCCGCGGACGAACTCGCGAGGCATGGCCATTCCGTGCGCGTGCTCTCGATGCACACGGTGAAGCCGCTGGATACCCTGGCCCTCGCCGATGCGTTCCGGACCTGCCGCGTGGTGGCGACGGCAGAGGAGCATTCGCCGATCGGCGGGATGGGTGCGGCCGTCGCGGAGTGGATGGCGGACTCCGGCACGCCCGTGCCGCGCGGCGGGTTTCTCCGCTTCCATACCGGCGACGCCTTCTTCCGCCAGTCGGGCGAGCAGGACTTCGCGCGCGAGCAGCTCGGCCTCGCCGGCCATCAGATCGCCGAGCGCGTGGAGGTGGCGCTGCACGGGAAGGCCGCGGGATGA
- a CDS encoding transketolase codes for MTVLTTSSRAPDEAALRTIAAKLRGRVIEMAHAAQAAHLASALSCCDILAAAYWYALRIDPKRPDDPLRDRFILSKGHAATALYAALAFRGFFDPAELDTYCRNGGRLAEHPPAHGLPGVEAATGSLGHGLPMGAGMALAARINSQAYRVFAVLSDGECNEGSVWEAAMFAAAQRLANLCVVVDYNKWQATARSNETLALAPLRDKWAAFGWNAHEIDGHDVGALAQSLAAIPACGEGRPVALIAHTVKGKGVSFMEDDNNWHYRAPTADEVRKAHEELGLA; via the coding sequence GTGACGGTTCTCACGACCTCTAGCCGCGCCCCGGACGAGGCTGCGCTCCGCACGATCGCCGCGAAGCTGCGCGGGCGCGTGATCGAGATGGCCCATGCCGCCCAGGCCGCGCACCTCGCCTCCGCCCTCTCCTGCTGCGACATTCTCGCGGCGGCCTATTGGTACGCGCTCAGGATCGATCCCAAGCGGCCCGACGATCCGCTGCGCGACCGCTTCATTCTCTCAAAGGGCCATGCCGCGACCGCGCTCTATGCCGCCCTCGCGTTCCGCGGCTTCTTCGACCCGGCGGAGCTCGACACCTACTGCCGGAACGGCGGCAGGCTCGCCGAGCACCCACCCGCTCACGGCCTGCCCGGCGTCGAGGCGGCGACCGGCTCGCTCGGCCATGGCTTGCCGATGGGCGCCGGGATGGCGCTCGCCGCGCGCATCAACTCCCAAGCCTACCGCGTCTTCGCAGTGCTGTCGGACGGCGAGTGCAACGAAGGCTCTGTCTGGGAGGCGGCGATGTTCGCCGCGGCGCAGCGCCTCGCCAATCTCTGCGTGGTGGTCGACTACAACAAGTGGCAGGCGACCGCGCGCTCGAACGAGACACTCGCGCTCGCGCCGTTGCGGGACAAGTGGGCCGCCTTCGGCTGGAACGCGCACGAGATCGATGGCCATGACGTCGGCGCACTCGCGCAGAGCCTCGCCGCGATTCCCGCATGCGGCGAGGGCCGACCCGTCGCCCTGATCGCGCACACCGTGAAGGGCAAGGGCGTGTCCTTCATGGAGGACGACAACAACTGGCACTATCGCGCCCCGACGGCCGACGAGGTCCGTAAGGCGCATGAAGAGCTCGGCCTCGCATGA